In Bactrocera oleae isolate idBacOlea1 chromosome 5, idBacOlea1, whole genome shotgun sequence, a genomic segment contains:
- the MSBP gene encoding membrane-associated progesterone receptor component 1: MTVSAGAADSNSNVAGNESSSILLGIVEEIIYSPLNLALVAVIVFLFYKIVKDRYEVPRDRSGEGASQIPELPKLRRDFTIQELRAYDGNGPDGRILIAVNGTVYDVTKAKRFYGPGGPYASFAGRDASRNLATFNVEPNNKEEYDDLSDLNAMEMDSVREWEMQFKEKYDLVGKLLRKGEQPTNYDDEEEDSNEVVTEVNAASSVPTTNASNNDVGVRKRVANSNDEEVK; the protein is encoded by the exons ATGACAGTATCCGCTGGGGCAGCTGACTCGAACAGCAATGTAGCCGGCAACGAATCCTCATCCATTTTGTTAGGCATCGTAGAAGAAATCATCTATAGCCCCTTAAATTTAGCACTTGTAGCTGTCATAGTGtttcttttttacaaaattgtaaaGGATCGTTATGAAGTACCAAGGGACAGATCCGGTGAAGGTGCTTCGCAAATACCTGAGCTTCCTAAATTACGACGAGATTTTACCATACAAGAGTTGCGTGCATATGATGGAAATGGACCGGATGGTAGAATACTTATAGCAGTAAATGGAACTGTATATGACGTCACAAAAGCAAAACGTTTTTACGGTCCAG GTGGGCCATATGCGTCATTTGCTGGCAGAGACGCATCACGCAATTTAGCAACCTTTAACGTCGAACCAAATAATAAAGAGGAATATGATGATCTAAGTGACTTAAATGCTATGGAAATGGATTCTGTGCGGGAATGGGAAATGCAATTCAAAG aaaaatacgaTCTAGTGGGCAAATTACTACGCAAAGGTGAGCAACCTACTAATTATGATGACGAAGAAGAAGACTCCAATGAGGTTGTCACAGAAGTCAACGCGGCTTCTTCTGTTCCCACCACAAATGCAAGCAACAATGATGTCGGTGTTCGAAAGCGTGTCGCTAACTCAAACGATGAGGAAGTTAAATAA
- the ND-75 gene encoding NADH-ubiquinone oxidoreductase 75 kDa subunit, mitochondrial gives MFRAPLTKVIQGRFGSPTHGITSKAIRSSAALSQTPAKAPEKIEVFVDDVSVKVLPGTTVLQACAVAGVEIPRFCYHERLSVAGNCRMCLVEVEKSPKPVAACAMPVMKGWRIKTNSEMTRKAREGVMEFLLMNHPLDCPICDQGGECDLQDQAMAFGSDRSRFTDINHTGKRAVEDKNFGPLVKGIMTRCIHCTRCVRFACEVAGVEDLGTTGRGNDMQIGTYVEKLFLSELSGNVIDLCPVGALTSKPYSFVARPWEIRKVNSIDILDAVGSNIVVSTRTNEVLRIVPRENEDVNEEWLADKSRFACDGLKRQRLVAPMVRMPNGELHAVEWEGALISVAKAIKDAKGAVAAIAGQLVDVESLVALKDLLNRNGGETLCTEQNFNVKGSGSDLRSNYVCNTTIADLEQADAVLLIGTNPRYEAPLVNTRLRKSYINNEMDIASIGPKIDLSYNHQNLGEDAGLINQVCNGGHAFSKVLENAKKPAIVLGADVLERSDAAGIHSTVATYCKKLNKQGWNAFNVLQNNAGQTGALDVGYQPGIQAALKVQPKVLILLGADGGKVDREKLPKDCYVIYIGHHGDNGASIADAVLPGAAYTEKQAIYVNTEGRAQQTLAAVSPPGMAREDWKILRALSEILGTPLPYDNLDDLRNRIEDIAPHLVRFGKLESPTFGSLTEQLAASKSIENTKIDVKQKKLREYFMTDPISRASPTMARCAREVSGEEAKEESQRQAAC, from the exons atgtttcgtgCACCGCTTACGAAGGTTATACAAGGAAGATTCGGTTCACCAACACATGGGATTACCAGCAAAGCCATTCGTTCCAGCGCTGCGTTATCGCAAACACCAGCTAAGGCACCAGAAAAAATAGAAGTTTTTGTTGACGACGTCTCTGTTAAAGTTTTGCCTGGAACTACTGTTTTACag GCATGCGCTGTGGCTGGGGTAGAAATACCACGATTTTGTTATCACGAACGTTTGTCAGTTGCAGGCAATTGTCGTATGTGTCTTGTAGAAGTAGAAAAAAGTCCAAAACCCGTAGCAGCATGTGCAATGCCTGTAATGAAAGGATGGCGTATAAAGACTAACTCGGAAATGACCAGAAAAGCTCGTGAAGGCGTAATGGAATTCTTGTTGATGAATCATCCACTAGATTGTCCTATTTGTGATCAGGGAGGCGAATGTGATCTTCAAGATCAAGCTATGGCGTTTGGTTCAGATCGATCCAGATTTACTGATATAAATCATACTGGAAAAAG AGCCGTTGAAGATAAAAATTTTGGACCACTAGTCAAAGGAATAATGACTCGTTGCATTCACTGTACTCGTTGTGTTCGATTTGCCTGTGAAGTGGCCGGTGTTGAAGACCTTGGCACCACGGGCCGTGGTAATGACATGCAAATCGGTACTTATGTTGAAAAACTGTTCCTGTCTGAACTTTCCGGAAATGTTATAGATTTGTGTCCTGTTGGTGCATTGACTAGCAAACCTTACAG TTTCGTAGCACGGCCATGGGAAATTCGAAAAGTTAATAGTATTGATATTTTGGACGCCGTTGGTAGCAATATTGTCGTAAGCACACGAACGAACGAAGTTCTACGTATTGTACCCCGAGAAAATGAGGATGTTAATGAAGAATGGTTGGCTGACAAATCCCGTTTTGCATGCGATGGTTTAAAACGTCAACGTTTGGTTGCACCCATGGTTCGCATGCCAAATGGTGAATTACATGCAGTAGAATGGGAAGGAGCATTAATATCAGTTGCTAAAGCTATAAAAGACGCAAAAGGTGCCGTTGCTGCTATAGCTGGTCAACTGGTTGATGTAGAATCGCTTGTGGCTCTTAAAGATTTACTAAACCGTAATGGGGGGGAAACTCTCTGTACCGAGCAAAACTTTAATGTTAAGGGTTCTGGATCTGATTTGCGATCAAACTATGTTTGCAATACCACTATAGCAG ATCTAGAACAAGCAGATGCTGTTTTACTTATCGGTACCAATCCACGTTATGAAGCTCCCTTAGTCAACACTCGTTTACGTAAATCATACATCAATAACGAAATGGATATTGCTTCCATTGGACCCAAAATAGATCTCTCATACAATCATCAAAATTTGGGAGAAGATGCTGGTTTAATTAATCAAGTTTGTAATGGTGGACATGCATTTTCAAAAGTACTTGAAAATGCTAAGAAACCCGCAATTGTACTGGGAGCAGATGTATTGGAAAGATCTGATGCAGCTGGAATACATTCAACAGTAGCTACGTATTGTAAGAAACTCAACAAACAG gGCTGGAATGCATTTAATGTGCTGCAAAATAATGCAGGGCAAACCGGTGCTCTGGATGTTGGATATCAGCCGGGAATACAGGCTGCACTTAAAGTACAGCCGAAAGTTCTAATACTTCTTGGAGCTGATGGTGGAAAAGTTGACCGTGAAAAATTGCCTAAAGATTGCTATGTTATTTATATAGGACATCACGGCGATAATGGTGCTTCGATTGCAGATGCTGTTCTTCCTGGAGCTGCGTATACCGAAAAGCAGGCAATATATGTGAATACAGAAGGTCGTGCTCAGCAAACATTAGCCGCTGTATCACCCCCAGGAATGGCTCGTGAGGACTGGAAGATTCTACGTGCTCTGTCAGAAATTTTAG GCACACCTTTGCCTTATGATAATTTGGATGATTTGAGAAATCGCATTGAAGATATAGCTCCGCACTTGGTACGTTTTGGAAAGTTGGAGTCTCCTACATTCGGCAGTTTAACTGAGCAATTGGCcgca TCCAAGTcaattgaaaatacaaaaatagatgtaaaacaaaagaaattgcGAGAATACTTCATGACGGACCCGATTTCCCGAGCGTCACCAACAATGGCTAGATGCGCGCGTGAAGTATCTGGAGAAGAAGCAAAGGAAGAGTCCCAAAGACAAGCCGCTTgttaa
- the comr gene encoding uncharacterized protein comr produces MQNNVEFLSSVMECTQELSSYVTRQDILNFPFPYKLWLVVHLDYCDFLRWNRDGTVILLDLIALEDYLNSTQSIFKIKNRSVFLDHLEQFKFDRLNAMPEADEDLLLQYRNENFQRHRLDLLAKIRRHTYQLLGEMDQKSNNDVETTNQSQRLVEENKNRQVSDRMLGDLCFMSHGGLSNIQKSRLRFQTVLSFQNETRILEDKLHASDESAAIQAQQRRIKSDVTSRSGTGPVEEEQVIELPVDLFENPHDSVLHLGEDFRPEYAGYYGNCSKEQVLHFFGDYLPMYEDGSMEIKKIVAEICTANQQAILSTEEPFGDQLHVGDQDGTLTSSTTPSCIAQQISPTLNLSSTLEPIFKNDEEDDVNQNFSKSEDNLNVCAIGDTEAEISMDEFIKFKENIKEDMKVSYGETKDFPQMPTAIKMEITDESDSENEANFRNFFSQYRASLNLLYERH; encoded by the exons atgcaaaataacgtGGAATTCCTTTCATCAGTCATGGAATGTACACAGGAATTGTCTTCATACGTCACAAGAcaagatatattaaattttccttttccatacaaattgtgGTTAGTTGTTCATTTAGATTATTGTGATTTTTTACGTTGGAATCGAGACGGAACGGTGATACTACTTGATTTAATAGCCCTAGAAGATTATTTAAATTCTACTCAgtctatttttaaaattaaaaatcgttCCGTCTTTTTGGATCATCTCGagcaatttaaatttgataGACTTAATGCCATGCCAGAAGCGGATGAAGATTTACTACTTCAGTATAGAAACGAAAATTTCCAACGTCATCGCCTAGACCTTCTGGCGAAAATACGACGACATACTTATCAATTATTAGGAGAAATGGATCAAAAGAGTAACAACGATGTGGAGACTACTAACCAATCGCAGCGTTTGGTTGAAGAAAATAAGAACCGCCAGGTTTCTGACCGTATGTTGGGCGACTTGTGTTTTATGTCACATGGAGGTCTATCAAATATTCAAAAGAGCAGATTACGCTTTCAAACAGTTTTGAGTTTCCAAAATGAAACACGCATTTTGGAAGACAAATTACATGCATCTGATGAATCTGCAGCTATTCAAGCTCAACAACGCCGCATTAAATCTGATGTGACTAGTCGTTCGGGTACCGGACCCGTAGAGGAAGAACAAGTTATAGAGCTACCCGTTGATTTATTTGAGAATCCGCATGATTCGGTATTACATTTAGGAGAAGACTTTCGCCCAGAATATGCAGGCTATTACGGCAACTGCAGTAAAGAACAAGTCCTTcatttttttggagattattTGCCAATGTATGAAGATGGTtcaatggaaataaaaaaaattgtagctgAAATATG cACTGCTAATCAACAAGCTATTTTATCCACTGAAGAACCATTTGGCGATCAGCTCCATGTTGGTGACCAAGATGGTACTTTAACGTCGTCTACAACGCCCTCATGTATTGCGCAGCAAATTTCACCTACGTTAAATTTATCTTCAACTTTAGAACCAATTTTTAAGAACGACGAAGAGGACGAcgtaaatcaaaatttttctaaatccGAAGATAATTTGAACGTTTGTGCTATAGGAGATACCGAGGCAGAAATTTCCATGGATGAGTTTATTAAATTCAAGGAGAATATCAAAGAAGATATGAAAGTTAGTTACGGCGAAACAAAAGACTTTCCACAAATGCCTACGgcaataaaaatggaaattacaGATGAATCTGATTCTGAGAATGAAgccaattttcgaaatttttttagtcAGTACCGTGCATCTTTAAATTTACTATATGAACGTcattaa
- the ND-20 gene encoding NADH-quinone oxidoreductase subunit B 2, with protein MLRSVAALVNKTSKVLVCNSGYSSTLFVNGAFGPAVNTIAVRQQQTMPVVDSNSPLPKKSASPFGRNQPNMVEWSIARLDDLLNWGRKGSIWPLTFGLACCAVEMMHIAAPRYDMDRYGVVFRASPRQADVIIVAGTLTNKMAPALRKVYDQMPEPRWVISMGSCANGGGYYHYSYSVVRGCDRIIPVDIYVPGCPPTAEALMYGVLQLQKKVKRMKTLQMWYRK; from the coding sequence ATGCTTCGCTCTGTTGCTGCGCTGGTAAACAAAACATCCAAAGTGCTGGTATGCAACTCTGGATACTCCAGTACTTTATTTGTTAATGGAGCTTTCGGACCTGCTGTTAACACGATTGCAGTGCGGCAACAGCAAACAATGCCAGTGGTAGATTCGAACAGTCCACTCCCGAAAAAAAGTGCGTCACCATTTGGTAGAAATCAACCTAATATGGTGGAATGGTCGATTGCTCGTTTGGATGATCTTTTGAATTGGGGCCGCAAAGGTTCCATTTGGCCATTGACATTTGGATTGGCTTGCTGTGCTGTAGAAATGATGCATATTGCAGCTCCTCGTTATGATATGGATCGATATGGCGTTGTATTCCGTGCTTCACCGCGGCAAGCAGATGTTATAATTGTTGCAGGGACCCTTACAAACAAAATGGCACCTGCTCTCCGTAAAGTTTATGATCAAATGCCTGAGCCTCGTTGGGTTATTTCCATGGGTAGTTGTGCTAACGGTGGTGGATACTATCATTATTCGTACTCAGTTGTGCGAGGTTGCGATCGTATTATACCAGTGGATATTTATGTTCCGGGATGTCCACCAACTGCTGAGGCTCTTATGTACGGCGTTCTTCAGTTacagaaaaaagtaaaacgaATGAAAACGTTACAAATGTGGTACAGAAAGTAG
- the LOC118681290 gene encoding 2',5'-phosphodiesterase 12, producing the protein MLSTISNLRIGLIYPITGLKKIVTCSLHLHLNRNWNLLWYSTYRTAYSHRIKYEMDKVYLRHDGSSQDLHINFRFTNDDVRVDREFNFCRKITENIEDALLRIRNNIEKELSKKSKKGKKKSLSQTQEPITNNYDKILVEIVRSELCKKVENMTFEKLLETKSNDLKLLVMDKSYEIVYNFPWVLNLTLPTNILAGFRVYPSKVELQFANRKHSIGKWYKAKKPSSGDLLRGAEWIECGNGFHYDTSVKDIGYFLKFQLTPSNEAGQCGPQVEHITKNEVQAGPGHCPFETRHLCTKNRLRGDYIRVVSYNILADLYADSDYTRTHLFPYCPPYALKIDYRKQLYLKEIIGYNADIICLQEVDLKIFDLDLKNIFDSEEFGYHGVIAQKGTCGEGVAIFYLTSRFNLVYKYELNIGENIRTLPQFAELWTQIKNNTKLVERICDRSTTLQLLVLKCKESGRYLLVANTHLYFHPDADHIRLLQMGFAMLYIEHIYEDIITKLNLSDRRELSLLFCGDFNSVPECGIYKLMLEGNVGKGCMDWISNIEEAVQNVSLSQPFQIKSACGTPPYTNFTHTFAACLDYIFYQSDCLDIHQVVPLPTEEELKCHTAIPSVVFPSDHVALVADLKFKSL; encoded by the exons ATGCTGTCAACAATTTCCAACTTGAGAATCGGTTTGATTTATCCCATAACTgggctaaaaaaaattgtcaccTGCTCATTGCATCTGCACTTAAACCGTAATTGGAATTTACTTTGGTATTCAACTTACCGCACAGCATATTCTCATCGAATTAAATACGAAATGGATAAGGTATATTTGCGTCATGATGGATCTAGTCAAGATCTTCATATCAACTTTAGGTTTACTAATGACGACGTACGAGTGGATAGAGAGTTTAACTTTTGtcgaaaaattactgaaaatataGAAGATGCACTTTTACGTATACGGAATAATATAGAAAAGGAATTgagtaaaaaatcgaaaaagggCAAAAAGAAAAGCTTGTCCCAGACACAAGAACCAATAACAAACAATTACGATAAG ATTCTTGTAGAAATTGTTCGTTCTGAATTAtgtaaaaaagttgaaaatatgaCTTTTGAAAAACTACTGGAAACCAAAAGTAATGACTTGAAATTACTTGTGATGGATAAAAGTTATGAAATAGTATACAACTTTCCTTGggttttaaatttaactttaccGACAAATATACTAGCAGGCTTTAGAGTATACCCTAGCAAAGTGGAATTACAGTTTGCGAATCGTAAACACAGTATTGGAAAATGGTATAAAGCAAAAAAG CCATCTAGCGGAGATTTACTTCGGGGAGCTGAATGGATAGAGTGCGGTAATGGTTTCCATTATGATACGAGTGTTAAGGATATAGGATACTTTTTAAAGTTTCAGTTAACACCTAGCAACGAAGCTGGTCAATGCGGCCCACAAGTTGaacatattactaaaaatgaagTACAGGCAGGACCGGGCCACTGCCCATTTGAGACAAGGCACTTGTGTACCAAAAATAGATTGAGAGGTGATTATATTCGAGTGGTTTCGTATAATATTTTAGCTGATCTATATGCCGACAGTGATTATACGCGAACGCATCTTTTTCCTTACTGCCCACCATATGCGTTAAAAATCGACTACCGCAAGCAATTATACTTGAAGGAAATAATTGGTTACAATGCTGACATTATTTGTTTGCAGGAAgtagatttaaaaatatttgatttagatCTGAAAAATATCTTTGATTCTGAAGAATTTGGTTACCATGGTGTTATTGCTCAGAAAGGCACATGTGGAGAGGGTGTAGCTATATTTTACTTGACATCCCGTTTTAATTTGGTTTATAAATATGAACTAAATATTGGGGAAAATATTCGTACTCTCCCACAGTTTGCGGAATTAtggacacaaataaaaaataacacgaAACTTGTGGAGCGAATTTGCGATAGGTCTACAACACTtcag TTATTGGTGCTAAAGTGTAAGGAAAGCGGGCgttatttgttagttgcgaaTACGCACCTTTATTTCCATCCCGATGCGGATCATATTAGACTGTTACAAATGGGTTTTGCAATGTTGTACATCGAACACATATATGAAGATATTATAACTAAGCTAAATTTGTCTGATCGGCGAGAGCTGTCATTACTATTTTGCGGTGATTTCAACAGCGTTCCGGAATGTGGcatttataaattaatgttgGAAGGAAACGTGGGGAAAGGATGCATGGATTGGATAAGCA ATATCGAAGAGGCAGTACAAAATGTGTCCCTTTCTcaaccttttcaaataaaatctgcatGTGGTACACCTCCTTACACGAACTTTACACATACATTTGCAGCCTGCCTggattatatattttatcaaagtGATTGCTTAGATATTCATCAG GTGGTACCTCTGCCTACGGAAGAAGAACTGAAATGTCATACAGCTATACCATCTGTGGTTTTCCCCTCGGACCATGTGGCCCTAGTTGCAGATCTAAAGTTTAAGtctttgtaa